The genomic window gcccattcatacccttacctttgaataacccttaccgaaaagctaaccaaaaataaggctagctcttaataagggttacccttatctttaagcgctttttataaaggtatccctttgcgtgaaagagacaggatttgtatatatctacggtagtgtatgaaaaggaaagaaaatacttgcctatcaaagaacgccgccgtcgccgccgacgatcgctcagattcgaagtaatgtgtgctttatgaacaaggtagacgacttaaattagcacgcttatatgctaaaagggaaaccctttataaggctaacccttataagcaatatgcaaggtgttggtgagcggatgataagggttttgtaagggtatttgggctaccgattactcaaatgtggtagctttatataagggtttttaaaaccaaaacaaagggtttcgtccggcaaagggtatggtgagttaagccttatgcaatacccttataaaaccccgataagggatagcgggccggtccctggattTTTCCCGCAATTTctgaaaattatataggtaACCTATGTTatgcatagacatatatattacttcgtaaagaccggccttacgagcactacgaatggggccgatacattgggagtcaaaatcgcatttagttacaccagcgcgctcagtcgtgtggcgaattgcgcagtggaaaggcgtcaccattggtgtaaacaaattataagcgtttgcatacaattccgaccgaacaccgacACCTTTCCACTGcgctttcgaaaaaaaaaacggttcaATGACGTTTGAGTGACGTGATTTATCTGTGAATAAGTAACAAGCCGTGTAACAAGCACGCTTGCTTAAGTAACCTGCACAATGTACAAGCACACTCGAATAACCACGCCTTACActagttatagttggtcaaaccaaattggcagtaaataaaaacccaaaaaaccatactcatccttttttttttgtcgtgctagtaccaaagagtagtataatatatgctagtactagtgtaagacaaagatagtatgattatctctgtctatgtttgaaatgagacagtcatttgacaaactatacatgcACCGTATGCAGGCATAATATGCACTGAGGACTGGTCGGACCGGATCCGATCGTCTATGCAGCGCTGAATAGGCCCATAGTGTTGGTGTTGCCGATCAAAAAAAGACCACTGTCAAGATAACGTCAGTTTGACAGTTTGATCTAACCTCTAACCTAAAAATATCACGCTGTCTTGTGTTTCTAGAGCATTAGTTAGTTACAAGTTGTATTtctgaaacaatattttaataaaactataaaaaatggCGGAGCAAGTCAATCAACGTATCGAGGATATGATAAATGAGCTGGAGCAGATGAGAAGAACGGGCTTATATGACGAAGACGAAATAAGGTTtgtgtaatttgtattttatttacaaaaaataacacAAGTTGTATCCTCATGAACTTACGCATTAATTTTTACAGAGATATATCACGTAAACGCAAAGAATTTGAATATCGAGTACAACGCAGAGTAAAACAGAAAGAGGATTACGTGCACTACATAGCTTACGAACTAGCTTTGATGGAAGACATCGCAATCAGAAGGAAGAAGATTAAACTGAATGAGAAAAAAAAGGACTTGGAGTATGCCATAGCTAAGCGTGTGAATAAAGTATTCAAGCAGTTTATTTACAGGTTCCAGAATGATTTGGAAATATACTTCCagtatattaaattttgtagaaGTGTGGGTTTTGATTATGCTGTGTCTGCTATTATTGGGCAGATGCTGCAGGTAATTATGCTATGCTGAAAACAGCACCCTTTTTAATATCTGTATTGGTGGTTTGGTTAAAGATGATTGTATAGGTTCATATTATGCATCTCTTTTATTCACATGGGATCTACATCTGATTGAATTAACCTTTTCACCACCAGCCAGACGCCTGCCTTAATATTTGTTTCCATTATTCTAAAGGCTGCATAGTGCCTCAGCTGTTTTGGAGAAGCAGaagcaattttaaattttacatattatgtcataaatatatatcaaaGTTATAATTAACGACAAcgtgacttaatcgcgtaaaataaagtaataaggTCGCGTAacattcaagttaataaacaagaccaagtgcgggtagttcgaaaaactcgcgcccctagaagatgttgatgtcaacttgagccagtcttctccaaGACCACGGGgataacgccgtcctcgaaacgtcagaggtgaatttaaaacttatttaacgcgattaagtcccgtcattgtgaataataatgagtaaaaactaATCTCATCTATTCCCACAGATGAGGGAATAGATGAGATTAGTTATTACTACCTCCTTCACATTGATTTACATATAGTTTATACTTGTATTTAATTACACACACAGATGCATGGTGACAAGCCCAAGATGTGGCAAATGGCAGCACTATGGGAAAGCGAGGAGCAAGATAACCTGAAGAATGCCAAGAGCTTCCTGCTGAAGGGTATCCACAGACACCCGCAAGCTCAAGAGCTTTACTTAGATCTCTTCAAAATTGAGGTGGCTCTTGCTTTGAAAGCTGAAGATGATGAAGAGAAGGTAATGCTTATTCCCTACATTGTAACTTTATATGAGGGAtgtaattatgttattaatttatatttctgtgcaataaagtataaataaataaatataagtaatgcacTCAAAACAGTGCATAATAACTAATAAGTATATTGGTCAAGGCACCATGTTTAGGGAGACACCAAGATCTTAGGAAAAGATGATCCATAGAAAACTCGATACTGActcaacataaaattaaatttctgaataaatgaaattgaattgaattttgtaAAGCAGAAAAATCTTCAAAATATGCAATAGCAATGATTAGAAATTATTTCTAATCATTGCTAGTGCAATATGTCATGACAAAGTTCATTGAATTACACAATTTATAGGAGAAAATCAATCTGTAATCACaaactttaatttattattttacaggaccTTTATACTGTTGTACATATCAGCCCTATTAATGTTtgtcataaccgctattaggtgaTAGTTGTTAGGTTATTGCTTTTTGTTTTCGTTTTGTCGCTTACTGTtttttgttccactaacacttagtttttaatcttaattgttactaaccattatgggccagtgttgtcttaaataaataaattgaattgaattaagtCCGCTTCTTATAGTCTCAGAGCTTACAACCACAAAAtccatattgaccgggatatagaccgtgattaccttttgtattttttgaaactaaccgtgaatcattcaaaactctaattgctTAAGtgaatatttaaaatgattataatcTATTTATTAAGCATAACTTCAGCCAATCTATACACCGTTTGTGCCGTGTCCAATGTTGGGTTAAATTTATTAcaggaaaaacaaataaaaagggCAGATGTCATATGGAGAAATGGTGCAAAGAGTATTGATGATATCACATACCTCTTCAAGCTCTGTGACTTAACTCTGAAATTCCAACATACTGATAATATATCTGAAGAAGTTAAAAGAGAGATTTGGAGTCATAATGATAAGAAGGAAGTCTGGCCTTATATTGCATCTAAAGAGTTAGAAGTAAGTATTATATCAGCACTTTCATTTCATCTATTTTGTGTTCAAGATTTTATTAACCCTCTAGAGGGCACAATAAgatattataagatttataagtaataaataagtcatcttttttattttatccttaagCAGAATGTCAATGAGGATTGAATTGAGAATTCCTTATAATCAGATCATGATCAggtctggggcccatttctaatattattaatgtgttgccatggtaacccatacgatttgacagttcgtggactaataatattagcagaataattgtaatactgtgatattagtctaatatcgttcgagaaacgggcccctggtctgGTCCTGGTTTATTTAATCCTTATTTTCTAATCAAAATGATGATTActgaagtattattaatatgatGATAGTAATACTTATGGTTATGGCAAAAGTTTAAGgtctatattttttaattactttataaTTTCATTGTAGGCGCTGtctttactttttcttttatgtacAGGGTTGCCACTGGGAGGAAATTGATGAATTTGTTGATGAAGACTCAAAATTCCCTATAAATCTTCTTAGATGTATCGGTGTCTATGAGGAGGCTCTACAGAGGGTGGGTATTCAATAGTTTACTAATTATTCCATTAATAGTGTTGTAATGAAATAATTCGGAATGAAACGAATCGAGTAATTAAATAAGAGGATTGGTTAAGAAGTAATAACTCATTGTTCTTTatataagcaaagaggatatataggatagaagagtactgtcttagtaaattttgtagctacagtaaattcactgccatctatcgacacacgattaaaacttaaaatgaagttggttaaccttttgaccgccaaagacggtaaatcacgtcgtcgacattttgtgccactcacgccgccgacgtcatttgccgtccaaacttaatttatcaaagactctttaataaataactatatttctttgtttgtatttgcattattttattttgcccttctactttattgtataactttattacaattcaactatgaatagaaggttaaaaaaaaacaacattatgttataatacgacttacccagtaaatagcatagctagccacgccaaaaacggcacttgacgtcgcctagtgatgtgaccgagacatggaggaataatattattatatgaaagtaacaatctcctaatagaaatcgtttcgcgcagttccgacaaacacgctagcgccatcaataatagatatggcttaatcccatacattttgtaataggagttgtttttgctaaaataactgctatttgtgctgttacggtacttgttttcgtgcttaatttaaacaacttggtttgaaagacggtactgaccttttgtgataatgtaaccccttatgcatttattttattgtaacgatactgaagtttgctaattagtaggtaataataatcgacaacgggtttgcacatctctgagtaacgcgcgcttatcagtgttccgtgcgcccatgacggcacttcacgtccgatgcctgacgtcaccaccaagtagtgatgtggcattattgagagatttgagtggaagttacaagtacattttgatatttaaatacgttatttaaaggtttttagtagagctaaaagccagaattatctaatattatattgtaaaacacctgtgtagtggttcttctaatctaagtatgtcaaaaacgaaatcagtgaaaatatcgatatcctgttttgtaatcactattgttctctaaggttttattttgcttcattgcggtgtcacgtcgagttacgtcaatgcttggcgttcaaaaggttaaaaataccataaaatgtatttatatatgtatggattattgcatttatttttatatgattttgacccatgtgctttcactgatatgctttaaaattgtaaaataataaacgaaaccgtcaacgccatctagtcgagaatAGGTCAAAGTTCAAATCAAAGAttaatataactccgtattagatggatacagtcggaagaaacgtgcctcgaaaatcaagaaaatttgattcttgaacagatggcgccactacctttggcctactcttgaatagatggcgtttgcggtttcgtttgttatttaacaattttaacgcatatcagtgaaagaacatgggtcaagattatataaaaattattaatgcaaataaaaaaaaaaacatttatccatatacatataaatacatttgatggtatttttatacaacttcctttttagttttaatcgtgtgtcgatagatggcagtgaatttactgtggctacaaaatttactatgacagtaccgctctaccctattatatcctctttggttttggGGATGTGGCTCTGGATCTCCGTCTTTTAAGGATTTATTCCTTTAAACAATGAAACAACTGATTGTATTTGCAGTTTCCAGATGAAAAATTATGCAATAAATTTATTCATGAACTCCTTGGGCTAAATGACAATGTATGTTCAGATAATCAAAAGGTTACTGCTATCAAAGATGCTTGGATGTTTGGCCATGACAACGGACTTCTCTCCGATGATATGTATGCTTTTGGCATTGAATTGTTGAAACTAGAAGATTCACTGAATAGCATTGAGTTGGGACAGGTACGTTGttgttaattgtaatttatattacaatttGATGCaactgttttttcttttttcttgtaCAATCAAGGGCATAagttcccaaagtttcaaaaatatgtgtacgcacttacaccttagacaataaagtcgtgtttatatatttttgagccatttgtctggattgatatttttgccttcaacCGTACAAAACGACTAGCAATTTAGACTGTCTCTTATAAATATATGAGGCCAAAGATGTAGTTTGCTGGTTTAATAATAGCATAATATAcacttttgtattaaaattacaacacTAATATGTTCTTATGCTTACTTGGCACTGTGACTGTTTGTAAAATATCAATGAAATCTGATATTTTTGAATGTAAACCAAACCTCTATAGTGGCAACAATATCCACTTGATCTTGTAATATAATTTCAGATATTGGATGCAGCAACAATGAGGAATCCTCAAGCAAAGAGTGTATGGAGAGAAAAGATTCTTCTAAGcaaacacaatgaaaacaaaTTGTTGTCTATTCTAAAGGAGGCTACTAAAGTATTGGAACAAGATGATGCCATTTATCTATGGAATAGTGCATTGGATGTTATTGAAAAGAAAGAAACTGTAAGAGTATAACAATATTTTGACTCAattgtattattgttattaacttttttataaCTGATTTACTTATTTGTTTCCAGCTTATGGCTTTACACAAGAaattccaaaattgcgaaacaGCTGTCCTCTTAGCAATCAAGCCAAAATTGCTACAGAAAATGTATGATTATAACGGAATAAAGGCAGCCAGGGAGTTATATGATGAGTTAATCAAAACCCCACCTCTTCAAAAAGATGTCCAATATGTTATGATTGAGGTAGAGAAATCTCAAGATAAACCAAATGCTAAGTTTATAAGAAAGTACTATGAATATTTGGCTCATCATCACGGGCAAGATAATGTTGATGTCTGGATGGATTACGTGAACTTTGAATCAACTCTCGGCAGTGCTCAATTCTCTTCAGCAATATACAGGAGGGCTGTTGCAACATTGAAAAAAGAATTAGTAGATGAATTCATTAAAGCTCAAACtttagcaaaaataaaataactccaATCATTCTAtgacttttatttaaatttaaatatataactcAAAAGcgagtaaaataatatacagtTGAGAaacaacatatttatttaaatatattcacACCATTACTCAACAATCTAGCAAAACGAGAACATCCACAAAATACACCGTTcactaaattatttacacattcaTTGTACACATTAATCTTTCTACAAGACTTTGAATCTACTTTGGTGATTGTGGAATAACACTTAGCAAATAAACATAGATAAATGCAATATTTAGGTATAAAGAGTGACTACTGCATGGCTGCTATGGGAGCAATGTAGTACCTAAAGATTAGGGAGGCACCGCGTTTGTGTTGCTTGTTTATTAGCAGGTCCCTCCAGCAGGCGTGCCAAGAGGGGTACTTGGTCATGGCCGGAGGATTGCCGGCCTGCAGACTGGAGCTTGCGACCGCCATGCAAGTGGACACCACAACCAGAGGGTATGTCAGTGTGCTCGTCAAAAACGTGAGCAACGGCACTGTGTAGTAACGTAGGTCCTTCGTCTTCACAAAGTATTTGTTTACATAGTAAGCTAATGCTCCCGTGACTGCTACACAGGTCAAATCCCCGAGTAGTTTAGGTATAATCCCATGGAAAAAGCCAAGGATTCCGTCGTCCTTATAGATAGACACGATAGCGCCTATCAATGAGCTGTAATGTTCTTCTTTGCCAATGAATGAAGCCATCATCCGCACAGACACAACGTGGAATGGATACGACACTACTACGGATGCGGTGTGCATGATCATGTCCCGCCGCCCGAGCTTGATGTAGTCGTCCAGCTTCGGCTCGTCGTCCGTGACGATGTTTGGGGGGTCATTGATTTCTGGCAGGTCAATCCCGACTGCGTGTATTACCTTTGACGTGAGCTGACTTGAAGCGATGAGGCCGAGTAGTCTTGCCGATAAGCCTCTGTAACAACCGAAGAATCCATCCGAAGCTTTAATATGCTTGATGTATTGGAAACCGTTAGGTAATATCATGGCAGGGCGGCCGAACAATGTTGTCGATCGCCGAGGCGGCATAGGTTCGTAACCTAATTGGATGAGGACCTTCACATATTCCATGGGGTGGCATATTGTTGTAACGAGCAATTGAGACGGCAAGGCCGCTATTCTTTCTTTTTCAATTTCGTCCATATCCTGACAATTTCACGACCTACTTCTGAAATCAAAACCGACCAAAAACTACAGATTCCAGACTTGTCACCACGGATTTCGAATGTTGCCAGCCTTTGTTATCTTATCCTCCTTATCAGCAAATAAAGGCGATCTCTCACGAGTTAAAATTTATAGtcattgttttgtgttttttttaatatctggATTTATAATTCTCGAAATTTACAAAATgtgttttataagtttagtaatGATGAAACCGTTTACTAAACCAAATAAGGCAAAAACACatctataaatatgtatacaaaacCCGAGCACTAATTTCGCCATCTTGCTCAATGCCTCCGTGGCGCAATTGGTTAGCGCGTTCGGCTGTTAACCGAAAGGTTGGTGGTTCAAGCCCACCCGGgggcgaacatttttttttttttttttttgttttaaatttggcTAGCTGGCTTCCatataaacaaagatagatataactccgtaatagatggatacagtctaaggaaaaaacgtgcctctaaaatcacgaaaatttgattctcgatcagatggcgccactagttttggcctacactcgtatagagggcgttgactgtttcgtttgttatttataattttaacgcataccagtgaaagaacatgggtcaaaaacatataaaaataattaatgcaaataaaaaaatcatttatccatatttaaatacattttgtcgtatttttataaatatttatttttagttttaaagtgtgtcgacagatggccgtgaatttactggggttacaaaatttactatgacagtaccgctctagtataagttactctatgatataaagCTGTaagaatttattaaattttattccgTTAAACAAAAACACTGTTCTAATGCATATTTTctgtatagggagcgtgcatgaaatataggggcagcacaggagccgtcagatttttgttgcgaggcgtaaatgtgaataAAGTTCTTACGacgtagcccacaagatggcaaaacctactatgcacaaaaaaaacgtacgagaacggtagatggtagcacttgctttggcatgTTTCCGATTCaagccacaagatggcagaccctcagAGGTACATTTTAATATAGAGAGGAAatggcccctcccccatttgaccgaacgagatgctcttatggaactttTTTGTGTGTCTTTaatgtctttatttccccgcccGGAACTATTGGTAATTGTTTTAAGTTTACTAATCTCGCattgaatcttttttttaatcaaaaatgatgtaagtaaatttgttaaaataaattattcttcatttcttttgttgaattgtatttactcgatttcataaggCGGAAACCAAAAGGGatacatcaaaaatatttttatttaaaccttAAGCTCCCTTCACacacgtgcgcgaatcgcggcgcgaagcctcgaacgcgagtgtggagcagggaccggacaaccctttccgcgataaaaccctttcaatgggcgacacttaaacacggctaacacattgaaagactttcccttttgagctgcaagcccattcatacccttacctttgactaacccttaccgaaaagctaaccaaaaaaaAGGCTTGCTCTttataagggttacccttatctttaagcgctttttataaaggtatctttgcgtgaaagagacaggatttgtatatatctacggtagtgtatgaaaaggaaagaaaatacttgcctatcaaagaacgccgccgtcgccgccgacgatcgctcagattcgaagtaatgtgtgctttatgaacaaggtagacgacttaaattagcacgcttatatgctaaaagggaagccctttataaggctaacccttataagcaatatgcaaggtgttggtgagcggatgataagggttttgtaagggtatttgggctaccgattactcaaatgtggtagctttatataagggtttttaaaaccaaaacaaagggtttcgtccggcaaagggtatggtgagttaagccttatgcaatacccttataaaaccccgataagggatagcgggccggtccctggtgtgGAGTTGTGGAGTCTGGACACTGGACTTCTGGCGCGGCCTTTACACTTGCGTAAATAAGAAGGCAGAatcttatacagggtggaacaTTTCTGGCGACTGAGCTGAAAGGACAGTGTTATCTAAGTGATCTACAATCGAGTTATTACAATGACAAAGCTGGATTAAAAAGTTATGGGTAGCAAAGCTTGaactttttgaattttgaaagaGTGACGGCGGTCACGTTTCAATATGGTTTCAATATCCTCAATATTTTAGAATGATTTGTGTCAACATGCTCTAGGATTACGGTCGAAGTAGTAAGCACTCTCTCCTCAAATCGCAATTGAAAATTTAAGTTCCAGTAAAAAAATAACCGTAAAATGGTAGGTTTTATGACTTTTATGTATGTACAGGTAATAATTCAATGTGAACTAGTAGGTACGAAGCGAAGACACGAAATAATAAGTGACCATGCATGATCTGCGATCTGATCCTCGAAGGAGAAAATGCGAAGAAGCTAGGTGCCCAAGGGGCTATTAGGGAAAAAGTCGATGTAAGCTGGGCCCCCTAGCTTTTCAAGTCCTTTTCAGCGCTCGTGGCCACGGGTCACGGGGCAGGATTGTTGGTCGTGTTTAACCTTAATGGTGCGGAATGTAAGCCGCACTATGGTACTTGGCatgtaaaaaaaaggttttttagtcatcgcctaaGTGTCAATGTCAGTAAATCTTAGTAAAATCTCATGTAAATCTCTTTAAAAGTCAAATCCGTATGAAATTCATGTAAAATATGAGAAAGATGAGAGGCAAGGAGTGAAATAAAGTTGTTGTTGCTTGTGTTATACCTAACGTGGGATTTAcctaactagtggctctgtgagctgtagacctgttcggttttgtaggaagtttcctttctgtacggtacctagtactattatttgttCTGTGTCTGAGAACAGCCGGACAatcatacgaaagcatttttgtacaagctgaaacggagacgcttCACTCGCGCTTATTGCTCGGAATATATTTCCGACTAGAGGCTCCTTCGTCGGTAAGTTTTTCCgacttactagcttttgcccgcgacttcgtctgcgtggacttaataaccgcagctagagtaagaatagcgcctggaaaatatctcatagcaatctaaatttgagcatattttagcaggcacttcgttaattatttcaattccaccccgctttttactttcttcagggatgattttcgggataaaaactatcctatgtccttctcagggactcaagctatctctatgccaaatttcatctaaaacggttcagcggtttaagcgtgaagaaggaaccagggaccggcccgctatcccttatcggggttttataagggtattgcataaggcttaactcaccataccctttgccggacgaaaccctttgttttggttttaaaaacccttatataaagctaccacatttgagtaatcggtagcccaaatacccttacaaaacccttatcatccgctcaccaacaccttgcatattgcttataagggttagccttataaagggcttcccttttagcatataagcgtgctaatttaagtcgtctgccttgttcataaagcacacattacttcgaatccgagcgatcgtcggcggcgacggcggcgttctttgactaggcacgtattttctttccttttcatacactaccgtagatatatactaatcctgtctctttcacgcaaagggaaacctttataaaaagcgcttaaagataagggtaacccttattaagagctagtcttatttttggttagcttttcggtaagggttagtcaaaggtaagggtatgaatgggcttgcagttcaaaagggaaagtctttcaatgtgttagccgtgtttaagtgtcgcccattgaaagggttttatcgcgga from Cydia strobilella chromosome 11, ilCydStro3.1, whole genome shotgun sequence includes these protein-coding regions:
- the LOC134745369 gene encoding U3 small nucleolar RNA-associated protein 6 homolog → MAEQVNQRIEDMINELEQMRRTGLYDEDEIRDISRKRKEFEYRVQRRVKQKEDYVHYIAYELALMEDIAIRRKKIKLNEKKKDLEYAIAKRVNKVFKQFIYRFQNDLEIYFQYIKFCRSVGFDYAVSAIIGQMLQMHGDKPKMWQMAALWESEEQDNLKNAKSFLLKGIHRHPQAQELYLDLFKIEVALALKAEDDEEKEKQIKRADVIWRNGAKSIDDITYLFKLCDLTLKFQHTDNISEEVKREIWSHNDKKEVWPYIASKELEGCHWEEIDEFVDEDSKFPINLLRCIGVYEEALQRFPDEKLCNKFIHELLGLNDNVCSDNQKVTAIKDAWMFGHDNGLLSDDMYAFGIELLKLEDSLNSIELGQILDAATMRNPQAKSVWREKILLSKHNENKLLSILKEATKVLEQDDAIYLWNSALDVIEKKETLMALHKKFQNCETAVLLAIKPKLLQKMYDYNGIKAARELYDELIKTPPLQKDVQYVMIEVEKSQDKPNAKFIRKYYEYLAHHHGQDNVDVWMDYVNFESTLGSAQFSSAIYRRAVATLKKELVDEFIKAQTLAKIK
- the LOC134745396 gene encoding mitochondrial carrier homolog 2-like isoform X1, which gives rise to MDEIEKERIAALPSQLLVTTICHPMEYVKVLIQLGYEPMPPRRSTTLFGRPAMILPNGFQYIKHIKASDGFFGCYRGLSARLLGLIASSQLTSKVIHAVGIDLPEINDPPNIVTDDEPKLDDYIKLGRRDMIMHTASVVVSYPFHVVSVRMMASFIGKEEHYSSLIGAIVSIYKDDGILGFFHGIIPKLLGDLTCVAVTGALAYYVNKYFVKTKDLRYYTVPLLTFLTSTLTYPLVVVSTCMAVASSSLQAGNPPAMTKYPSWHACWRDLLINKQHKRGASLIFRYYIAPIAAMQ
- the LOC134745396 gene encoding mitochondrial carrier homolog 2-like isoform X2; this translates as MDEIEKERIAALPSQLLVTTICHPMEYVKVLIQLGYEPMPPRRSTTLFGRPAMILPNGFQYIKHIKASDGFFGCYRGLSARLLGLIASSQLTSKVIHAVGIDLPEINDPPNIVTDDEPKLDDYIKLGRRDMIMHTASVVVSYPFHVVSVRMMASFIGKEEHYSSLIGAIVSIYKDDGILGFFHGIIPKLLGDLTCVAVTGALAYYVNKYFVKTKDLRYYTVPLLTFLTSTLTYPLVVVSTCMAVASSSLQAGNPPAMTKYPSWHACWRDLLINKQHKRGASLIFRYYIAPIAAMQ